A part of Halobacillus shinanisalinarum genomic DNA contains:
- a CDS encoding four-helix bundle copper-binding protein, producing MGVLSTSPSNMDTCIEACFQCLRACEECLTACLQEPDVQTRVKCIQTLNDCAEICNQSVQYMSRNSAFSPQLCGLCATICEQCAEECEQLKDTHCQECAKICRQCAEECRKMAG from the coding sequence ATGGGAGTATTATCAACATCACCGTCAAACATGGATACATGTATTGAAGCTTGTTTTCAATGCCTAAGAGCATGTGAAGAATGTCTGACAGCTTGCTTGCAAGAACCTGATGTACAAACAAGGGTTAAATGTATTCAAACATTAAATGACTGCGCTGAGATTTGTAATCAATCAGTACAGTATATGTCGCGTAACAGTGCATTTTCACCCCAATTGTGCGGCCTATGTGCAACGATTTGTGAGCAATGTGCAGAAGAATGTGAGCAGTTAAAAGACACGCATTGCCAAGAATGCGCAAAAATCTGCCGGCAATGTGCAGAAGAATGCCGTAAAATGGCTGGTTGA
- a CDS encoding copper resistance D family protein: protein MIIVLTLSEILLYICFSMLIGALVLLLVPEGYRPQILIPKKLFYVATGIIPIAALFPVIRTTSIFSEDRDMWFIFKNVLLTFEVGQSWVFITLISVILIRVIITKNFKGNPVLLALALLLTMLMLLGYTRSSHAATITEWQGFLAHTFHFLAVTVWIGILFVASWFSKTKDNWLRFLKWFTPVAVVCLIIVSVAGYFTMSIDINSYDNPNASIFQEYQNSLIVNYGQALLFKHLFMISLVLFAIINGIIFRKRNNDASFNPLKWARLESIYALTIFGLTAFMGQSWPPHQIYSLIKSYGASPLYTTFTQSNLVNTIQSAEMQEVFNVSFSFGFMSYLLCILGVLFMAMTIIAAVKRSSVAMASSATLLMVLSFYFALMMAIQ from the coding sequence ATGATAATTGTATTAACGTTATCTGAAATCTTACTATATATTTGTTTTTCTATGTTAATCGGGGCACTCGTTCTTCTCCTTGTCCCAGAAGGTTACAGACCTCAAATTCTAATACCTAAAAAGTTATTTTATGTAGCCACAGGAATTATCCCTATAGCTGCTTTATTTCCAGTTATCCGAACGACCTCCATCTTTTCGGAAGATCGGGATATGTGGTTCATTTTTAAAAATGTATTATTAACCTTTGAAGTAGGTCAATCCTGGGTGTTTATTACCCTTATATCAGTTATCCTCATTCGAGTAATCATAACAAAGAATTTCAAAGGCAATCCTGTCCTACTCGCTTTAGCTCTATTATTAACCATGCTGATGCTTTTGGGCTACACAAGATCTAGTCATGCAGCAACCATTACAGAATGGCAAGGTTTTCTGGCTCATACATTTCACTTTTTGGCTGTTACGGTTTGGATAGGCATTCTTTTTGTGGCCAGCTGGTTTTCCAAGACAAAGGATAACTGGTTGCGTTTCCTTAAATGGTTTACCCCTGTTGCAGTAGTTTGTTTAATTATTGTATCCGTGGCAGGATATTTTACGATGAGTATTGATATTAATTCATACGACAATCCTAACGCCTCAATTTTTCAAGAGTACCAGAATAGTTTAATCGTTAATTATGGACAGGCTCTGCTTTTTAAGCATTTATTCATGATTTCCTTAGTATTATTCGCGATAATTAACGGAATTATTTTTCGAAAAAGGAATAATGATGCATCTTTTAACCCCTTAAAGTGGGCGCGATTAGAAAGTATCTATGCGTTAACCATCTTTGGACTTACCGCATTCATGGGGCAGTCATGGCCTCCTCATCAAATCTATAGTTTGATCAAGTCTTATGGGGCTTCACCTCTATACACAACGTTCACGCAAAGCAACCTGGTCAATACTATTCAAAGTGCGGAGATGCAGGAAGTTTTTAACGTAAGTTTCTCATTTGGATTTATGAGTTACCTCCTATGTATCTTGGGCGTTTTATTTATGGCTATGACAATTATAGCAGCCGTAAAACGTTCCTCGGTTGCTATGGCCTCAAGTGCTACGTTACTTATGGTTTTATCATTCTATTTTGCTTTAATGATGGCAATTCAATAA
- a CDS encoding spore coat protein, with amino-acid sequence MTLPATDLGLMAEHLSTHEGMLNKLKYYHTEVTNTELKQIIDLQIEVMRTHVKVMLMLINPYQNEYVEVPPLEFYTGNQYRREEAWGRNTLNNKSIALEARAGAKSMADNNFVSALMMKDPNVRHAHIEMALQQAAFQERYGELIKRMGWAFVPHVSVQDQINTYQHFQHILNK; translated from the coding sequence ATGACTCTACCGGCTACAGACCTCGGGCTGATGGCTGAACATCTGTCAACCCACGAAGGGATGCTTAATAAACTTAAATATTACCATACTGAAGTAACAAATACTGAATTAAAGCAAATCATTGATCTTCAAATCGAGGTAATGCGTACTCACGTTAAAGTGATGTTAATGCTGATCAATCCGTACCAAAACGAATATGTTGAAGTTCCACCTCTCGAATTCTATACAGGGAATCAGTATCGTCGAGAAGAAGCATGGGGAAGGAATACATTAAACAATAAATCGATCGCTTTAGAAGCACGGGCCGGAGCAAAATCTATGGCAGATAACAACTTTGTCTCTGCTTTAATGATGAAAGACCCTAATGTTCGACACGCACACATTGAGATGGCACTGCAACAAGCTGCATTTCAGGAAAGATATGGTGAACTTATCAAAAGAATGGGTTGGGCATTTGTACCGCATGTATCCGTTCAGGATCAAATCAATACGTACCAGCATTTTCAGCATATATTAAATAAGTAA
- a CDS encoding DsbA family protein, which translates to MTNKRKNPMPVIVVVTLVVIGLITALVVLNSQSKSAVESDNNTTSESPSIKNHPTIGEDDAPVQIIEFGDYKCPSCKAWNERVYPQLKREFIDTGKVNLTYINTLFHGEESELAAKAGEAVYKRNPEAFWEFHKNLFEAQPSQNHDQKWVTEGKVLEIAKESVPSIDLAQMKKDLHSGAIAQEVQNDMNLVNEYGIQQTPTIMIEGQIVENPFDYEAISNLINQKLENKNG; encoded by the coding sequence ATGACTAATAAGAGAAAGAATCCGATGCCCGTGATTGTGGTGGTTACTCTGGTCGTTATAGGGTTGATTACAGCACTTGTTGTATTAAATAGTCAAAGCAAAAGTGCAGTAGAAAGCGATAATAATACGACAAGTGAGTCCCCTTCGATAAAGAACCACCCTACTATAGGTGAAGACGATGCACCTGTACAAATCATTGAATTCGGTGACTACAAGTGCCCTTCCTGTAAGGCATGGAACGAGCGTGTCTATCCGCAATTAAAAAGGGAATTCATTGATACAGGAAAAGTTAATTTAACTTACATTAATACTTTGTTTCATGGAGAAGAATCTGAATTAGCTGCTAAAGCTGGAGAGGCTGTGTATAAACGAAATCCGGAAGCTTTTTGGGAATTCCATAAAAACCTTTTTGAAGCTCAGCCTAGTCAAAATCATGATCAGAAATGGGTGACTGAGGGTAAAGTTCTTGAAATAGCCAAAGAAAGTGTGCCTTCGATTGATCTGGCTCAAATGAAAAAGGATCTTCACTCTGGTGCGATTGCTCAAGAAGTCCAAAACGACATGAACCTAGTTAACGAATATGGTATCCAACAAACCCCTACTATCATGATCGAAGGTCAGATTGTAGAAAACCCGTTTGATTACGAGGCCATTTCTAACTTAATTAACCAGAAACTGGAGAACAAGAATGGATAA
- a CDS encoding Na+/H+ antiporter NhaC family protein, giving the protein MDYSLWLSIVPSIIAIALATWTKQVIPSLLIGLWVGSFIITGSFLGSISQTVEYIVGVLSDPGNLDILLFLFVFSGLVALIQLSGGVQAFARFMENYINNAKKTLIVSWLLLPITFIDCGFRVVATGSIMKPLAKKFSVSRERLAYMLNNSASPVIVLIPVATTYIGYILGVIGKGMDAAGVEGSGFQLFLASIPFQFFSFTSVAVALLSVIVGWNFGKMKQMIQSSKGDCTKLRNQGKPSLSTAHSMEMSKEIGNTDKADTSKDQMGLLQKEIWNKWIWV; this is encoded by the coding sequence ATGGATTACTCATTATGGCTTTCTATCGTTCCTTCTATTATTGCTATTGCATTAGCAACCTGGACAAAACAAGTGATTCCATCCTTGTTGATAGGTTTATGGGTAGGTAGCTTTATAATAACTGGTTCCTTCCTTGGCTCTATTTCTCAAACCGTAGAATATATTGTGGGGGTTCTGTCTGATCCAGGTAACCTCGATATACTTCTTTTTTTATTTGTGTTCAGTGGTTTGGTGGCTCTTATCCAACTTTCTGGGGGTGTCCAGGCTTTTGCACGTTTCATGGAAAATTACATTAATAATGCAAAAAAGACTTTAATTGTTTCTTGGCTTTTACTACCTATAACCTTCATTGACTGTGGATTTCGTGTAGTAGCAACAGGATCTATTATGAAACCCTTGGCAAAAAAATTCTCGGTTTCTAGGGAACGTTTAGCGTATATGTTAAATAATTCTGCTAGTCCTGTCATTGTGTTAATTCCTGTTGCTACAACTTATATCGGTTACATCCTAGGAGTAATAGGAAAAGGCATGGATGCAGCTGGGGTTGAGGGTTCAGGATTTCAGCTTTTTTTAGCCAGTATACCATTCCAGTTCTTTAGCTTTACCTCGGTTGCCGTGGCACTACTTTCCGTGATTGTCGGATGGAATTTTGGGAAAATGAAACAAATGATCCAATCATCAAAAGGAGATTGTACTAAGTTAAGAAATCAAGGTAAACCTTCTTTATCAACCGCCCATTCTATGGAAATGTCCAAAGAGATTGGAAACACGGATAAGGCGGACACTTCCAAAGACCAAATGGGGTTACTTCAAAAGGAGATATGGAACAAATGGATATGGGTGTAG
- a CDS encoding disulfide oxidoreductase, which yields MDKAVGNRKKRSSYALYIAWLVSVLATLGSLYFSEIRGYVPCELCWIQRIFMYPMSIILGIATFFNDRKVIKYVLPLSIIGGFVSIFHYMEQKVPGFAEIKPCTQGVACSSEYINWFGFITIPFLALLAFSLITIFLFAGRKKNV from the coding sequence ATGGATAAAGCCGTAGGAAATCGTAAAAAACGTTCGTCTTATGCTCTTTACATCGCTTGGCTTGTCTCTGTCCTTGCCACTCTTGGCAGCCTCTACTTCAGTGAAATCCGGGGATACGTTCCTTGTGAACTCTGTTGGATTCAAAGGATTTTTATGTATCCAATGAGTATCATCCTTGGCATTGCCACGTTTTTCAATGATCGTAAAGTTATTAAATATGTGTTACCTTTATCCATTATTGGAGGGTTTGTTTCTATTTTTCATTACATGGAGCAGAAGGTACCTGGATTTGCCGAAATCAAGCCGTGTACTCAAGGGGTCGCTTGTAGCTCTGAATATATAAATTGGTTTGGTTTTATAACTATTCCTTTCCTAGCATTACTCGCATTCAGTCTCATTACTATATTTCTGTTTGCAGGGAGAAAGAAAAACGTATAA
- a CDS encoding cation diffusion facilitator family transporter has protein sequence MGHDHGHDHSHGANKKALTISFIIITLYMIVEAIGGFLTNSLALLADAGHMLSDSVSLGVGLIAFILGEKVANYSKTYGYKRFEILAALFNGVTLILIALYIFYEAFQRFTDIPEVASVGMLTIGIIGLVVNLVVAWILMRKGDTKENINLRAAFLHVLGDLLGSVGAVIAALLIMFLGWGWADPLASVIVAVLVLISGWRVAKDSVHVLMEGTPKNVNVQDITDTIEAIPEILGIHDLHVWSITSGQNALSCHAVVTENLTVQECQELLRNVESQLKDKDIGHVTVQMETSEHPHEDSLLCKSEHEKHTDQHDH, from the coding sequence TTGGGACATGACCACGGACACGATCATTCGCATGGTGCAAACAAAAAAGCCTTAACGATTAGTTTTATCATTATCACTCTGTATATGATTGTGGAAGCCATTGGGGGATTCTTAACCAACAGTCTTGCTCTCTTAGCTGATGCGGGACATATGCTGAGTGACTCCGTTTCGTTAGGGGTTGGTCTTATAGCCTTTATATTGGGAGAAAAGGTGGCCAACTATAGCAAGACTTATGGATATAAACGGTTTGAAATCCTAGCTGCCCTCTTCAATGGAGTTACACTCATATTAATTGCGTTGTACATTTTTTATGAAGCTTTTCAGCGCTTTACGGATATCCCTGAAGTAGCTTCTGTTGGAATGCTAACGATAGGTATTATCGGTCTTGTTGTAAACCTCGTTGTTGCTTGGATTTTGATGCGTAAAGGGGATACCAAGGAAAATATAAACTTACGAGCTGCTTTTCTACATGTTTTAGGTGATTTATTAGGATCTGTGGGGGCTGTTATTGCTGCCCTGCTTATCATGTTCTTAGGGTGGGGATGGGCCGACCCTCTTGCAAGTGTCATTGTAGCTGTCCTTGTATTAATTAGTGGTTGGCGTGTAGCCAAGGATTCTGTTCACGTCTTAATGGAAGGGACACCTAAAAACGTAAACGTTCAAGATATCACAGACACGATAGAAGCGATTCCTGAGATTTTAGGCATCCACGATTTACACGTATGGAGTATTACAAGTGGGCAAAATGCTCTCTCCTGTCATGCTGTGGTTACGGAAAATTTAACAGTCCAAGAGTGTCAGGAACTATTAAGAAATGTTGAATCCCAACTAAAGGATAAAGATATAGGCCATGTAACGGTCCAAATGGAAACTAGTGAACACCCTCATGAGGATTCTCTTTTATGTAAAAGCGAACATGAAAAGCACACTGACCAACATGATCATTAA
- a CDS encoding cell wall-binding repeat-containing protein, whose translation MIIPSVPLFCSPKKERLIKETLGEIIRLAPTGEGVPAQVILVGPISENVENELKKHGFSTLRLGSENVFQTAAEVAKFRLVTIPPEGELGKQHLIVASADDGEEALPALYYTAHTRIPIIFVYRNSVPKETRRILRRFSDRNITLFGSEKSISTSVEKEIKSIVEDVDHLEANTPYDLSVKFAVRSSSESQIGWSRKKRGGHAFSFGTTSSWRKVVAGSLLGHIGKHTPLLLVRRSKVPKIVDKYLLKLNPVLREPPRPPFMHGFILGDFDDISDLTQVKLEERLIKEAGN comes from the coding sequence TTGATCATCCCATCGGTGCCTCTTTTTTGCTCACCCAAAAAAGAAAGATTAATAAAAGAAACATTAGGCGAAATCATTAGGCTTGCTCCAACAGGTGAAGGTGTTCCAGCACAGGTGATTTTAGTTGGTCCTATTAGTGAAAATGTAGAAAATGAACTAAAAAAACATGGCTTTTCGACTTTGCGTCTTGGCTCGGAGAATGTTTTCCAAACAGCCGCTGAAGTTGCTAAGTTTCGGCTGGTTACCATTCCTCCGGAAGGAGAACTTGGGAAACAACACCTCATCGTTGCCTCTGCTGATGATGGGGAAGAAGCTTTGCCTGCCTTGTACTATACTGCTCACACTAGAATACCGATTATTTTTGTCTATAGAAATTCTGTACCTAAGGAAACGCGGCGAATATTGAGGCGATTTTCAGATCGTAATATCACATTGTTTGGATCAGAAAAATCCATTAGTACATCTGTAGAAAAAGAAATTAAATCAATTGTAGAAGATGTGGACCACCTTGAGGCTAATACTCCGTATGATCTCAGTGTGAAGTTTGCAGTGAGGTCGTCGTCTGAAAGTCAAATAGGCTGGAGTCGAAAGAAAAGAGGTGGGCACGCCTTTTCTTTCGGTACGACCTCATCATGGCGGAAAGTCGTTGCCGGCTCATTACTCGGCCACATTGGTAAACACACCCCACTTTTACTCGTTAGACGTTCCAAAGTTCCAAAGATCGTGGATAAATATTTATTAAAACTCAATCCTGTTTTGAGGGAACCGCCAAGACCACCTTTTATGCATGGATTTATCCTTGGGGACTTCGATGACATATCTGATCTCACTCAAGTGAAACTGGAAGAACGTTTGATTAAGGAGGCGGGGAATTAG
- a CDS encoding YdhK family protein encodes MKRKKLIMIAVLLLVSVFTLAACASDNGESNSADNEENKEMGSGSDESMDMEHSGSGEIPEDLAVAENPKFEVGDQVILTTDHMKGMEGAEATITGAYNTTAYVVSYIPSTGGERVTNHKWVIHEEIKNASEEPLEPGTEITLDASHMEGMRGVTAKIESAKQTTVYMVDYISTVTGEKVKNHKWVTESEISAE; translated from the coding sequence ATGAAAAGGAAAAAATTAATAATGATTGCAGTTTTATTACTCGTTTCCGTATTTACATTAGCTGCGTGTGCTAGTGATAATGGGGAAAGTAACTCAGCCGATAATGAGGAAAATAAGGAAATGGGTTCAGGTTCTGATGAAAGTATGGATATGGAGCATTCAGGCTCAGGAGAAATTCCGGAAGATTTAGCAGTTGCAGAAAATCCAAAGTTTGAAGTTGGAGACCAGGTTATCCTTACAACAGATCACATGAAAGGGATGGAGGGTGCAGAAGCTACCATTACTGGTGCCTACAATACTACAGCTTATGTTGTCTCCTATATACCCTCAACTGGCGGTGAAAGAGTGACAAATCATAAATGGGTCATACATGAAGAAATAAAAAATGCTAGTGAAGAGCCTTTGGAACCCGGAACAGAGATTACATTAGATGCATCACATATGGAAGGAATGAGAGGTGTTACTGCCAAAATTGAATCGGCCAAACAAACGACTGTGTATATGGTCGATTACATTTCGACGGTCACCGGTGAAAAAGTTAAAAATCATAAATGGGTCACAGAAAGCGAAATATCAGCCGAGTAA
- a CDS encoding Na+/H+ antiporter NhaC family protein produces MEQMDMGVGEPSINPRLFNLLLPIVVLIPLSFYLIWWSGQKETESQSIIEIFTAANPSRSMFLALFITVMFTAALYLIQGIKLKEMTDKFIKGGNKLMTTIVILAVAWPISDVSQDLGLTDLIQTTLGGTLTPVWVPVIVFIVSGAVTYFIGSSWGAWALMMPIAIPLAVATGGSIPLAVAAVLSGGTFGDVTSPVSGMTAMSAGAAGADHMKYVRAMTPYNLIAASLAAGLFFVVPFFN; encoded by the coding sequence ATGGAACAAATGGATATGGGTGTAGGTGAACCATCTATAAACCCCAGATTGTTTAACCTACTACTTCCAATTGTTGTATTAATCCCCTTAAGCTTTTATTTAATATGGTGGAGTGGTCAAAAGGAGACTGAAAGTCAAAGTATTATTGAAATATTCACCGCGGCTAATCCTTCAAGGTCCATGTTCCTAGCGTTATTCATCACAGTGATGTTTACGGCTGCATTATATCTAATTCAGGGGATTAAATTGAAAGAAATGACTGACAAGTTTATTAAAGGCGGCAATAAGTTAATGACAACCATTGTTATATTAGCAGTTGCATGGCCTATATCGGACGTATCACAGGACCTCGGGTTGACGGATCTGATTCAAACCACCTTAGGTGGAACACTTACGCCTGTATGGGTGCCGGTGATAGTGTTCATTGTATCCGGAGCTGTAACTTATTTTATTGGTTCTTCTTGGGGGGCATGGGCCTTAATGATGCCTATTGCTATTCCACTTGCTGTGGCTACAGGTGGTAGTATCCCTCTGGCAGTAGCTGCAGTTCTATCTGGAGGTACGTTCGGTGATGTTACCTCACCAGTGTCAGGAATGACTGCAATGTCCGCCGGTGCTGCAGGGGCTGACCATATGAAATATGTTCGAGCGATGACACCATATAACCTCATAGCCGCATCATTAGCAGCAGGACTATTTTTCGTAGTGCCATTTTTCAATTGA
- a CDS encoding ZIP family metal transporter, with translation MGPAWIIGAIASGAGLGIGGIFAWMMKGVQQSFIYSLCTGLIMGLLFFEMIPESLRLGGWIILLVGVMTGIALFRLIHRLIDKVTIITRSPQKDIFVRTGILLTLSISVHNIPTGIVLGAMEDTDMGNVILLTLFLHNIPEGIIIFTPLFLAGFGMGTWMICTVIVSFPIAMGSLFGHFIGMDFPYLLAFVVNITISVIFMVAIQEIFKESVKQSSMLYSLIVGMVGLAVIYLFTLTLS, from the coding sequence ATGGGACCTGCATGGATTATAGGAGCTATTGCTTCTGGAGCTGGATTAGGGATTGGTGGAATTTTCGCTTGGATGATGAAAGGCGTTCAACAAAGCTTTATTTATTCATTGTGTACAGGCTTAATCATGGGTTTATTGTTTTTTGAAATGATTCCTGAAAGTCTACGGCTAGGGGGATGGATCATCCTTCTAGTGGGAGTCATGACAGGGATTGCACTATTTCGCCTTATCCATCGCTTAATAGATAAGGTTACGATTATTACCCGAAGTCCTCAAAAAGACATCTTTGTTCGAACCGGGATTCTTTTAACCCTAAGTATATCCGTTCATAATATTCCAACGGGAATTGTCCTTGGTGCAATGGAGGACACTGATATGGGAAACGTTATACTACTAACTCTTTTTTTACATAACATTCCCGAAGGGATTATTATATTTACCCCTTTATTTCTAGCTGGGTTTGGAATGGGAACCTGGATGATATGTACCGTGATCGTTTCTTTTCCTATCGCAATGGGTTCTCTATTTGGCCACTTTATCGGAATGGACTTCCCTTACTTACTAGCATTCGTTGTAAATATAACGATTTCCGTTATTTTCATGGTTGCCATACAAGAGATTTTTAAGGAATCCGTTAAACAGTCCTCCATGTTATACAGTTTAATTGTAGGTATGGTGGGTTTGGCTGTTATATACTTATTTACGTTAACACTGAGCTAA
- a CDS encoding zinc dependent phospholipase C family protein, translating into MNTIHHGFWTYFIFRKKRQLVKWFVIGSIAPDIIYFVMFLYLGVQKEILTLSLLLDLFKMPMFGFPSDSSNMALTQLHDFILEMFQHPIVEILRFTGHSLLVWTILSGLVYWRMGFKLSPLKAFLLGWLGHILTDLLTHATDATPILYPLSDLIVRSPISYWNPDYYGKEFNIVNNILLVLATVYLIIRFLQRVTNRGK; encoded by the coding sequence ATGAATACAATACACCATGGCTTCTGGACATATTTTATCTTTCGAAAAAAACGGCAACTGGTTAAGTGGTTTGTCATAGGTTCAATTGCACCAGATATTATCTATTTTGTGATGTTTCTGTATTTAGGGGTACAGAAGGAAATACTAACCCTTTCTTTATTGCTAGATCTATTTAAGATGCCAATGTTTGGATTTCCTTCAGATAGTTCAAACATGGCTTTGACTCAATTACATGACTTTATTTTAGAAATGTTTCAGCATCCCATTGTAGAGATTTTACGATTTACTGGACATTCCTTGCTCGTTTGGACCATTCTTTCAGGTCTGGTATATTGGAGAATGGGTTTTAAGCTTTCTCCACTTAAGGCTTTTTTATTGGGATGGTTAGGACATATCCTTACAGATCTATTAACCCATGCAACGGATGCTACACCCATTTTATATCCTTTGAGTGATTTAATTGTACGAAGCCCAATTTCATACTGGAATCCGGATTACTATGGTAAAGAGTTTAATATAGTCAATAACATCCTACTTGTTTTGGCAACTGTTTATTTAATAATAAGGTTTCTGCAAAGGGTGACAAATAGGGGGAAATAA
- a CDS encoding ArsR/SmtB family transcription factor, translated as MEESKEKGDMDQPNELDEETLFIVSQTFKALCHPTRIRILHLLFQNEYAVNEVAEHLNLRQSTVSHQLTFLKNLRLVKSRRDGKSLYYSHDDEHVMNMLNQTIKHASHC; from the coding sequence ATGGAGGAATCAAAAGAAAAGGGTGATATGGATCAGCCTAATGAACTTGATGAAGAAACCTTATTTATTGTTTCACAAACATTTAAAGCCCTGTGCCATCCTACACGAATTCGCATCCTTCATTTGCTTTTTCAAAACGAATACGCCGTAAATGAAGTAGCCGAACATCTGAACCTTAGACAGTCAACCGTCTCGCACCAACTCACGTTTCTCAAAAACCTACGCTTAGTAAAGTCCCGTAGAGACGGCAAGAGTTTGTATTATTCCCATGATGATGAACACGTTATGAATATGCTAAACCAAACCATTAAGCACGCCAGTCACTGTTAA
- a CDS encoding copper resistance CopC family protein: MNKKVSALFMVLALIVSMIPMKSAEAHSVLENSTPKEGATLEKPVEHIELSFNTKIEKGSTLYVLNQKGEKIEPTSVTVKGNVLQASFKESLASGTYQVKWKILGADGHLIEKQYSFTASTTHEGSPDTNNPGNSGQTDKANPETENPGNSTSQQQETDEKKASQQVKSENESNPSPFMYGMIIVILIAGALLLFWMLFSKKRQ; the protein is encoded by the coding sequence ATGAACAAAAAAGTCTCAGCTTTGTTTATGGTATTAGCATTGATCGTAAGTATGATTCCAATGAAGTCCGCAGAAGCACACTCTGTATTAGAAAATTCAACACCAAAAGAAGGAGCAACTCTAGAAAAGCCGGTAGAACACATTGAATTATCTTTTAACACGAAAATTGAAAAAGGAAGTACTCTGTATGTTCTGAATCAAAAGGGAGAAAAAATTGAGCCAACCTCAGTTACCGTCAAAGGTAATGTTTTGCAAGCTAGTTTTAAAGAAAGCCTTGCATCAGGTACATACCAGGTAAAGTGGAAGATTCTTGGAGCCGATGGCCATTTAATTGAAAAACAATATAGCTTTACGGCATCGACGACTCATGAGGGATCACCAGACACAAATAATCCAGGCAACTCAGGCCAAACAGATAAGGCAAATCCAGAAACTGAAAACCCGGGTAATTCAACCTCCCAACAACAAGAGACAGATGAAAAAAAAGCTTCACAGCAGGTTAAGAGTGAAAATGAATCCAATCCATCTCCATTCATGTATGGAATGATTATAGTTATACTCATTGCCGGGGCCTTATTATTGTTCTGGATGTTATTTAGTAAGAAAAGACAATAA
- a CDS encoding ZIP family metal transporter yields MIDFFLDQHPIAQALIATCFTWGMTALGAALVFTTKTLNQKLLDGMLGFAGGVMIAASFWSLLSPALDMAEADGIPAWIPAAVGFLLGGFFLWGIDKILPHLHPTSPVGEAEGIHPNKKRRSTLLVLAITLHNIPEGLAVGVAFGAIAAGFPSASLAGAIALGIGIGIQNFPEGVAVSMPLRRDGMSRRKSFMYGQFSGMVEPISAVIGVMAVTLIEPLLPYALSFAAGAMIFVVAEEVIPGSQEEGNKDLASMTLMIGFTVMMILDVALG; encoded by the coding sequence ATGATTGATTTCTTTCTAGACCAACATCCAATAGCTCAGGCTTTAATCGCCACATGCTTTACATGGGGTATGACAGCACTTGGCGCTGCCCTAGTATTTACCACTAAAACACTGAACCAAAAACTGTTAGATGGGATGCTGGGTTTCGCTGGGGGAGTCATGATCGCCGCAAGTTTTTGGTCCCTTCTTTCCCCAGCCCTTGATATGGCTGAGGCTGACGGCATACCTGCCTGGATTCCCGCAGCAGTGGGATTTTTATTAGGAGGATTTTTTCTATGGGGAATTGATAAAATCCTTCCGCACCTTCATCCTACTTCACCTGTCGGAGAAGCAGAGGGGATTCATCCGAATAAAAAAAGGCGAAGTACTTTATTAGTGCTAGCGATCACGTTACACAACATACCTGAGGGGCTTGCCGTGGGGGTTGCATTTGGGGCTATCGCAGCTGGATTCCCTTCAGCTTCCTTAGCAGGGGCTATTGCTTTGGGAATCGGCATTGGTATTCAAAACTTTCCTGAAGGGGTTGCGGTTTCGATGCCCCTTCGAAGGGATGGGATGTCCCGAAGGAAGAGTTTTATGTACGGACAGTTTTCAGGGATGGTTGAGCCTATTTCTGCCGTTATAGGGGTAATGGCCGTTACATTAATCGAGCCTCTTTTACCCTATGCCCTAAGCTTCGCTGCTGGTGCCATGATTTTTGTCGTAGCTGAAGAGGTCATACCAGGCTCTCAAGAAGAGGGAAATAAGGATTTAGCATCGATGACCTTAATGATAGGTTTTACAGTAATGATGATTTTAGATGTAGCACTTGGATAA